From the genome of Halorussus caseinilyticus, one region includes:
- a CDS encoding halocin C8-like domain-containing protein, protein MGSAGVAGVAGMFSVSVAAAEGPEDEPITMLEKGRKMALARKLSRTEQFDALLEVANEKGYEFSWDLEKLDAARVEAGDFRRELVAYNFETDENRRAAIVIGRDLDTEAVELAQLDFETYGDDGVFQKTERYEAATEVEATQLGKPTTDSGVSHTTIEPDPESVTALAQQDVGTTDWTDFPDYLNISYCSGCYWATNKTCRLLCSTVGAFACGALGVTVVGAVSCVTFVKAVCYVANYVSGCGDDLGATICKHPLIDVCPDDASGNIIDVDIPYF, encoded by the coding sequence ATGGGAAGTGCTGGCGTCGCCGGTGTCGCGGGAATGTTCTCGGTCTCTGTCGCGGCGGCCGAAGGCCCCGAAGACGAACCCATCACGATGCTGGAGAAGGGTCGGAAGATGGCCCTCGCCAGAAAGCTCTCCCGGACCGAGCAGTTCGACGCCCTCCTCGAAGTCGCCAACGAGAAGGGCTACGAGTTCTCGTGGGACCTCGAAAAGCTCGACGCCGCGCGAGTCGAAGCCGGTGACTTCCGACGCGAACTCGTCGCGTACAACTTCGAGACCGACGAGAACCGCCGCGCGGCCATCGTCATCGGCCGGGACCTCGACACCGAGGCGGTCGAACTCGCACAACTCGACTTCGAGACCTACGGCGACGACGGCGTGTTTCAGAAGACCGAACGCTACGAGGCGGCGACCGAAGTCGAGGCGACCCAACTCGGCAAGCCGACGACCGACAGTGGCGTCTCGCACACGACCATCGAACCCGACCCCGAGTCCGTCACCGCCCTCGCACAGCAGGATGTCGGCACCACCGATTGGACGGACTTCCCCGACTACCTGAACATCAGTTACTGTAGCGGCTGTTACTGGGCGACCAACAAGACCTGCCGACTGCTCTGTAGCACGGTCGGTGCCTTCGCCTGCGGTGCGCTCGGCGTCACTGTCGTCGGTGCCGTCTCCTGCGTCACCTTCGTCAAGGCGGTCTGCTACGTCGCCAACTACGTGAGCGGCTGCGGCGACGACCTCGGTGCGACCATCTGTAAGCACCCGCTCATCGACGTTTGTCCCGACGACGCCTCCGGAAACATCATCGACGTGGACATCCCCTACTTCTAA